aattttactggagcaattcatggtaagtacctttctcagaggtacttcagctggaggtgcgATTTTAACCTATAACCATCGGGTCCGCAGGCAACAGCACTAAGCGCTACGCTAACAGCAGCAAGCGGTGACGTGCCGGAATGGGTGAACAACGGATTTGGCTCAGCTGTACTTCTAGCTCGCTGATGAAATGGTTGCATTTCTGAAATGACAGCATCGTGGGTAGGGTGACGGTCCCGGGTGACAGACAGGCAGTAGAAAGGAGCATCGGAGCGTCGGCGCAgcactgctccagtgaaacagCCACACTGTTGCCTGACACCCATCCATCTGAGCTCCCATTTTCCTTTCAAgacaccacctcctcctccttggctTTTAATTCCCTTTTAAAGCAACAATCCCACACGGCTTCTCGGATCTCCTCTCCATGTACGGGGTAGGAAGTCGTGAAAAGGCGGTCAGGTAGAGGTTATAGCAAAGCTTAACTCCTCAGCCTCTCTTCCTGAACCTGAGGTTGATTCTGCTGCCCGCAGGAGATCTGGACGTTTTCCCAGCTGCCCCAGCGGCAGTCGGCAACCCGCACCGCCACACTGAGCAATACACGAACGGCAATGAAATTTGACGGAAGAAATAGAAGCCGAGGGCAGCACAGAGGTTGCGCACACGCTCTTCAGGCTACCAGGTGAAGCATCTCACGGAGCCCAGTTCTcatactcttgagtaaggtacttaacgTGAATTATTCGGGCGAAATATTCAGCTGCGTAAACAGGTGAAATGCCGTATTTCGACGAGCGACGCGAAGTGGCTGGTGAAGTCAACGTATTCCGTTTCGCTCGCTGTGGTCCCATCGGAGGATCCGTATGGAAAGTAATTATTCCTAAGTGCTCTGTTTGAATATATTCTCTCTGGTCGTAATGGGTTGGATTGCGAATGGATGGACTGCGGAGCAATCCTcatggaggggggagggggatgaagATGGCCATTCATTTCCTGCCCTCCTCGTGTCTCCTGGAACACCTGCATACTGCCTGGGACAAATCATCTGGAGGACAAATCAAAACCCATCATGTCAGCACACCGAGCAAATCTCAACAGTTTCCATGCGCTCACACGTAGCATCTGAAATATCGGTTACGGAGTGTCTGCCGTTTTCATTTCCACATACTCATTTAATAttcagtgagaaaaaaataagaagccGTGCAAATGGTCATCTTGTACATATTCAGCAGTACGTTTCGCACAGCCCTATGCGCGTGCTTCAATTTTGAACTCATTTAATAAATCAGATTCATTCTCTAATTCGGCTACTTCATGTCCCATTAATGCACACGAATGCATTAACAATAGCGTTCAGACGGAAAGACCTATAATTTATGACAATAGCGCAGATGCCTCAGACCATCAGCATTTCCAGTTGCGCACTGCCCATCTAGTGGGCTGCAACACACACTTGGATGCAGTTTCGAACATGTACGTTTAAAGCATGTTCAAGAGTTTAGAACAACGGTACGATGTTTAGTGGAGACGACGTTAACTCCCACATTGATGGATGGCTGCAAGCCCCACAACCATTCATAAAACTCCTGACAGATATTGACCCAGTGACACAGCTCAGTAATCTATTGTACCTCCACTCTTAGAGGGCATCAGAGCCCAAATGAGGATTGATGCTGCGTGCAGGACCGCTACCTGCCGCAGCGGTGCCAAGGTCTCACACCTGACtatcactgatttatttatggcTTCTCACACCCTATGGATGTCCACATGCCTCACTTGCTTTACTCTTCATGGGATCGAAGTGGAAGCGGAGACGTATGAGCGCAGAGCATTGCGGAATGGCACGGCGCGGCCCTACCGGAGGCGGCGTGAATGTGCCAATTGTCGTCTCCGAAGTCCAGGTATGGTGGTCGACCTCCCTGGCGCTGCGGTCGCGATCTGATACCAGCGGCATCGGCGGAAACCCGGCTTCGCGACCGCCCTTAATTTACCGGAAAAGTGCAGGTGCACTCTGTGTTACGCAAACAGCAAGGAGCGAACGAAAGCTACCGCTTGTGTCTGTACCGCCATCTACAGTAACCAGATGGCATGACCAATTTCCGCTGATTTGGAGCTTGCGTCTGGACTTTTCTAGATCTCGACCAGTATAAATAGTCCTGCAGGTACCTGTCCTATTTTGTACAATCCACGTGAGACTGGTTCTTCGCGGCCGCACCGCGAAGACACCTTTGTGCGTAGGACGCAAATGCAAACGATCACCCGGGATTGCCGTGCGGCTGCCTCACGATGCTGCTCCTCCATTCTGCGAGCCAAAAAAATTCTTTCTGCTCCTGGAAATTCTCATCTGTTGTTCCAATGGGATCCTGAGATTGCCACGCGTGTGACTTTTTTGCGGCGAGTTTTAAATTACGCTCAAACGGCGTGCGAAGTCGGTGCACGCGGGAAAAGGCACGTGTGATTTCCACGCGTTGCACTGCAGTCATTATGCCGCCACTCGAGTCTGAAAGAACTCGCAGGACAAAGAGCAAGCGACCTctaacctctaaccctaaccctagagCCAGAGGGCTAGGTGTGGCGTCAGCCAACCCGCTGTCCAGTCTCCAAGCCGGGACCACCGATCCTGGCCcgtttgcagtgtgtgtttacCCGCCGTAAGCCCATCCCCCGCCCCCCAGGGTCTGGCACGGTCAGGTCCGACGTGTCCCAGTCGGTTCCCGGCAGAAATGTGCGTGCGGAGATCTGCAAAGCGGAATGAGAGACAGGAAGTGGATGGAGGCAAACATTAGACACAGGTGCGATGCTGCTTTGCTGTACTGCTGCTTCCATGAGCACGTGCCCATACGTTTCGTTTTTAACATGACGCAAGCATATGTTTTTACACGACGCTTCTTTTTACCACACTGCCCTTGTATTGCGACCAGTCATTCAATGGGTTCTTACCAGGTTCCTTACAGTGACGCATATTTCACGACGCCCGGCTTTTAAAGCCTGACGGTTTTTGCCTCGTGCCGACTCCCCGTGAGGCACCGTCGTCCTCAGACCTCTTTGACCTTATTTTCTACCCAGTGATCCCCAGGGGCTCCTCCTTCCACATGCAAATCTTCACCAAGACGGATCTACTGCCAGGCCTTACAGTAGGAACCAGGCAATCAATGTCATTCTTGGCTATCGAGTGCCGCCCGATTCTCGGTTCGCTCATCTGTGTTAATCGGGCGGAACCCGAGGGGTGCATCAATCATCGAGTCAAGCACATTCTTCAATGAATAGCCTTGTTTCTACTCCCGGCACTAATGAATAGCCGATGCGTTTATCTTTTATGTGCCGGTGGAGTTCCCCTGTGGCCGAGAGCGGAGACGGCACGTACGGTGCGCCGTTCGGCCACGGCCATCTTCCTCCCGAAGACTTAGCGCCGCGCTTCCGAAACACGCTCTCGCTCGTCACGCCACGATCCCTGcgtgctttgatttttttcagctgagCGCATTTGGTTTCTTCTTACACTTTGAGAGAACGCTTTCCGTGAGCGAACGTTGAATTCATTTCTTGTTCTCCTCGAACGAATTCGGAGAATAAGTCAATATTTGTTgtctatttgttttttgaataaCAGCTGCTCCTTTTGCCATCTAATGTGtgagcgcgcgcgtgtgtgtgtgtgtgtgtgcgcgtaagGGCATTTTACAGCATGTTTACATGCGGTGACCTCGATGTGAACAGTTACGTGAACAGTAAGACTgtctttttcattctttgatCGATTTTCTTCTTTCAGGTTGGAAGCGTCCGTTCTTCCAGTCCAGGGAAGACAGAACTCCTTAAATCAGGAAGCCCCAAATCCACCTTAAAACACATATGGACAGAAAGCAGTAAGGATTTGTCCATCAGTCGCCTGCTCTCACAGACTCTGCAGGGGAAGGAGAACGCCACGGCGCTGGACCTTCGCTATGACACGCCGGAGCCTTACTCCGAACAGGACCTGTGGGACTGGCTTCGCAACTCCACGGACCTCCTGGAGTCTCGACCCCGGGCCAAGAGGCGGCCCATTGTCAAAACGGGCAAGTTCAAGAAGATGTTCGGGTGGGGAGACTTCCACTCCAACATCAAAACCGTCAAGCTAAACCTGCTCATCACCGGCAAGATCGTGGACCACGGCAACGGCACCTTCAGCGTCTACTTCCGCCACAACTCCACCGGCCAGGGGAATGTGTCGGTGAGCCTGGTGCCGCCCACCAAGATCGTGGAGTTCGACTTGACGGCGCAGCAGTCCGTCATCGACGCCAAAGATTCCAAGTCGTTCAACTGCCGCATCGAGTACGAGAAGGTGGACAAGTCGACCAAGAACACGCTCTGCAACTTCGACCCGTCCAAGACCTGCTTCCAGGACCAGACGCAGAGTCACGTGTCCTGGCTGTGCTCCAAGCCCTTCAAAGTCATCTGCATCTACATCTCCTTCTACAGCACTGACTACAAACTAGTGCAGAAAGTGTGCCCAGATTACAACTACCACAGCGACACGCCGTACTTCCCGTCCGGCTGAGGATCTCCACGGCAAGCAGAACAGCAAGTCCGAGGGCGTAAAAGGGCATTTCCTCCCACGTGTCCCACCTGTTCGTTCTGTCCGGAACACTTCCGCAGCGGAATGGTGGTGCCGTCTTATCAGAGCTAATTGGCAGTCGCAAAAATTAAAAGAGTTCAAAACTACGTAGAACTTTTACAGCCTAAGATTAAATTCtggaggaaagagagaaaggatAAATAACAAGAATAGGGAAAGGGTGTTGCGGTAGTACTCCTATTCAGTGTATTGAGTAAGTCTGAGtaagtaataatgatgataa
This genomic interval from Scleropages formosus chromosome 23, fSclFor1.1, whole genome shotgun sequence contains the following:
- the LOC108935624 gene encoding neurexophilin-1, encoding MPSLRWCALFLLLPAAHLVGSVRSSSPGKTELLKSGSPKSTLKHIWTESSKDLSISRLLSQTLQGKENATALDLRYDTPEPYSEQDLWDWLRNSTDLLESRPRAKRRPIVKTGKFKKMFGWGDFHSNIKTVKLNLLITGKIVDHGNGTFSVYFRHNSTGQGNVSVSLVPPTKIVEFDLTAQQSVIDAKDSKSFNCRIEYEKVDKSTKNTLCNFDPSKTCFQDQTQSHVSWLCSKPFKVICIYISFYSTDYKLVQKVCPDYNYHSDTPYFPSG